Sequence from the Streptomyces sp. NBC_00358 genome:
CCGGCCGGCTTCTTCTTCTTGCCGAACGGGTCGAAGGACGCGTCGTAGCCGCTGACGGTCGGGCTGATGAGGCCGCCGGCGACCTCCATCGCGTCGGTGCCGCCGTAGGCACGGATGAAGGGAGTGATCGGCAGGGCGTAGGCGATGGCCTCGCGGATCGTCTTGTCCTTGAGGGCCGGGTGGCTCATGTTGATGTTCATCTGGCCGACGTAGGGCTGGAAGCCCGAGACCGTGCGGGACTTCAGCTTCGGGTCGGCGAGGACCTTGGAGAGGTTGCCCGCGTCGACCTGGTTGTTGAAGCTGATGCCGGTCTGGTCGGTGCCGGTGTCCGCCAGCAGCGTCTTGGTGGACGTCTCGTACTGCTGGTTGAACGTGATGTTGAACTGGTCCACGTACTGGTGACGGATCGGGTCGGTCTTCGGGTCCCAGTTGGTGTTCTTCACGAGGACCATCGACTTGCCGGACTTGAACGACTGGATCTTGTACGGGCCGGTCGTGACGGGCGCCCGGTCGTACTTCGTCTTGGTGTCACCCTTCGCGGAGACGACCGCGTAGCCCGCCATGGCGAGGGCGTACGGCAGGTCGGGGTGCGAGGTCTTGAACTTGAAGACGATGGTCTTGTCGTCCGGCGTCTGCAGGATGCTGTCCGGCAGGTGCTTGCCCTTGTAGGGGCCGTCCTTCAGCAGCTTGCGGTAGTCCGCGCCGGGGGTGTTGGCGAGCCACTGCTGGATGTAGGGCGGGCCCTGGTTGATGAAGGGCGCGAACATACGCTCGATGGTCTGACGGACGTCCTTGGACGTGATCGGCGAGCCGTCCTCGAACTTGATGCCGTCCTTGAGCGTGTACTTCCAGGTCTTGCCGCCGTCCGTCGTGGTGCCGGAGTCGGTGGCGAGGTCGCCGACGACCTCGTGCTTGGAGCCGTCGTTGCCCGTGGCCTTGTATCCGGTGAGACCACGGTGGATCAGCGTGGCGAGGGAACCCTCGTCGGAGACGTAGATCTGGCCCGGGTCCAGGTGCGCGTAGCTGTCACGCTGGAGGACCTCCATCGTGCCGCCGCTCTTCGCGCCGGGGACCTCGGCCGCGGGGCCGGTGGAGTCCGCGACGGTGCCGAACTTGATCGACGCCTGCTGGCGCTTCGCGTTCTCCTTGTCCTTGTTGCTGCCGTTCCCGTTGTCGCTGCCGCCCTTGCTGCAACCGGTGAGCACGAGAGCTCCCGCCGCGAGCACGGAGATCGCGGCGTATGCGTGGCGTCCGCCCCTACTCATCACTCAGATTCCTACCCATCTGTGTATCACCGGTGCGAGCAAGTGCACCTGTGGTGCCGGTGAGTTGCGGTCTTCGAACCAGTGAAGTGCCGTTGAGGTGCTGTGGAATTGCCGTTCGAAATCGGGGCGAAGGCGCCCACAACTCGTTGGTCAGCGGGCCGTCTTCGGATCGAAGGCGTCTCGGACCGAATCCCCGAGCAGGTTGAACGCGACGACGAAGATGATCATCGAGACACCCGGGAAGAACATGTAGGTGATGTCGTTCTGCAGGACGAGTTCCGTCGAGGCCTTGGAGAACATCTGCCCCCAGTCGGGCGTCGGTTCGACGATTCCGACACCGAGGAACGACAGGCCCGCCTCGATCGTCACGAAGTTGGGGAGCAGATAGGTGGCCTGCACGAGGAGCGGTGTCACCACGTTGGGCAGCACTTCCTTGCGGATGATCCGCCAGGGGGACGCCCCGCTCACCTTGGCCGCTTCGATGAACTCCCGCTCGCGCAGGGCGAGCGCGGTTCCGCGCAGGATGCGGGCGAGACTCATCCAGCCGAGGGCCCATTGGACGGCGATCAGCGCGAGCACGCGCACATAGGTCGGCGTCTCGTCCCGCGGGCTCACGAAGAGCGAGACCACCACGGGCATGCTCGCGATGAAGAAGAGCTGCGACGGGAAGGCCAGCAGGAAGTCGATGACGCGGCTGATGCCGTAGTCGACCTTGCCTCCGATGTAGCCGGCGGTGACTCCCAGCAGGATGCCGGTCAGCACGACCGTGACGGTCACCGCCACGGAGATCATCAGCGAGGTCCGGATGCCGTAGATCAGCTTGGTGAACACGTCGTAGCCGTTGCCCGGTTCCAGACCGAACCAGAACTCGCTGCTGATACCGCCGTTGGGCTGGAGCGGCACGCCGGCGCTGTCGAAGAGCTCGGGGCGTTCGTCCGCGTACACCGTGTACGGATTCTTGCCGTACAGCTTGGCGATCAGCGGGGCGACCGCCCCGATCAGGAAGAAGAACCCCACGACGTAGGCGGAGATGACCCCCGAGCGGTCCCGCTTGAAGCGGAGCCACATCAACTGGCCGGGAGACCGGCCGACGAGCGGCCCGGCCTCGGGTTTCGCGGTCGCCACCTGCCCGCCGTGCACGACGACCGGTTCCGCGCCGTCCTCGGTCTCGATAGGACTCGTCACAATTCGCCCATTCCGCAAGTGTGGGTGTGCCGTACTCGGCTTCGCCGGTCCGCCGCAGCGGAGGAGGCTGTGCCGAGTCGGCGGCCGTCACCTGGCGTGTCGGCCACCGTTCGGTTCAGAAGAGACGTCAATTACCCGGCAGTCGCCCGGAACTCCCAGCGGGACGCGCGTAGTTGAAACTACGGCGCGGTCCGTGGGGCCGGACTTTCGGCACCGGCCTCCGCGTCAGTACGCGCAGACGCGGATCCGGGTTCGGAACTCCGCGCCGTCGTCGCGGACCGCAGGGGACGATGTGACCCACATGGTGCTGATGACACCGCACATGGGTACCTCCTCATGACTCAACCGGTGCACGGACAGGAGGGGCACTGTTGACCTCCGACACCCCTGACGGAGGATCAAGCACCCCACTGTGCTCGTGAGTCGGCGCTGTCCCCACAGCGCATGACCCATTGACCCGAGCGTTACGCGGCTAACTATCTGACATGAGCCAGATAACCGACCACAGCCTTTTGGTCTCGGTTCCATCACAGCTCTCGCGTACATCTTCCAAAATCTGGACAAAATGATCTGCGGGAGAAGCCCCCGAAACGGACGTGTTACATGCGTATCGGTCTGGGCGCACCGCATTTCGGACATGGGAGGGCGGAAAACGGGTGGCAAAAAGCCCGGGTGCCCCCATGGAGGGGGCACCCGGGCTCAAGTCGTGCTGGATCAGCGGGTCAGTGCCGCTGGATCAGCCGGTGAGGCCGGTCGATCAGCCGTGCTTGGCGCGGCTGGCGCTGCGACCGCGCTCCTTCTGGTCGAGAACGAGCTTGCGGATGCGAACGGACTCCGGGGTCACCTCGACGCACTCGTCGTCGCGGCAGAACTCCAGCGACTGCTCCAGGGAGAGCTTGCGCGGCGGGACGATCGCCTCGAACGAGTCGGCGGCGGCCGAACGCATGTTGGTGAGCTTCTTCTCCTTGGTGATGTTCACGTCCATGTCGTCGGCGCGCGAGTTCTCGCCGACGATCATGCCCTCGTACACCTCGGTGCCGGGGTCGGTGAACAGCACACCGCGCTCCTGGAGGTTCGTCATCGCGAACGCGGTGACGGCGCCCGCGCGGTCGGCGACCAGCGAACCGTTGTTACGGGTCGTCAGGGTGCCGAACCACGGCTCGTGGCCCTCGTGGATCGAGTGGGCGATGCCCGTGCCGCGCGTACCGGTCAGGAACTCGGTCCGGAAGCCGATGAGGCCGCGGGACGGAACGACGAACTCCAGGCGGACCCAGCCGGAGCCGTGGTTCGACATGTTGTCCATGCGGCCCTTGCGGACGCCCATGAGCTGCGTGACCGCGCCCATGTGCTCCTCGGGGACGTCGATCGTCATGCGCTCGACGGGCTCGTGCACCTTGCCGTCGATGACCTGGGTGACGACCTGCGGCTTGCCGATGGTCAGCTCGAAGCCCTCGCGGCGCATCTGCTCGACCAGGATGGCGAGCGCGAGCTCACCGCGGCCCTGGACCTCCCAGGCGTCCGGGCGCTCGGTGTCGAGCACGCGGAGGGAGACGTTGCCGACCAGCTCGCGGTCGAGGCGGTCCTTGACCTGGCGGGCGGTGACCTTGCGGTCCTTGTCCTTGACCGCGGCCTTGGCGTCCGCGCCCTTGCCCGTGCCACCACGGCCGACCAGCGGCGAGGTGTTCGTGCCGATGGTCATGGAGATCGCCGGCTCGTCGACCGTGATCAGCGGCAGCGCGATCGGGTTCTCCGGGTCGGCCAGGGTCTCGCCGATCATGATGTCCGGGATACCGGCGACGGCGCAGATGTCACCGGGGCCGGCCACCTCGGCGGGCTTGCGGGTGAGCGCCTCGGTCATCAGCAGCTCGGTGATACGCACGTTGGACATCGTGCCGTCGCGCTTGATCCACGTGACGGTCTGGCCCTTGCGCAGCTCACCCTGCTCGACGCGGAGCAGCGCGATGCGGCCGAGGAAGTTGTCGGCGTCCAGGTTGGTCACGTGGGCCTGGAGCGGCGCGGACTCGTCGAAGGACGGGGCCGGGACGGACTCCAGGATCGTGGTGAAGAACGGCTCCAGGCTGTCGCTGTCGGCCGGGACGGTGCCGTCCTCCGGCTTGGTCAGCGAGGCCACGCCGTCACGCGCACACGCGTAGACGATCGGGAACTCGATCTGCTCCTCGTCGGCGTCCAGGTCCAGGAAGAGGTCGTAGGTCTCGTTGACGACCTCGTCGATCCGGGAGTCCGGGCGGTCGGTCTTGTTGATGCACAGGATGACCGGCAGACGCTGCTGCAGCGCCTTGCGCAGCACGAAGCGGGTCTGCGGCAGCGGGCCCTCGGAGGCGTCGACCAGCAGGACGACCGCGTCCACCATCGACAGACCGCGCTCGACCTCACCACCGAAGTCGGCGTGGCCGGGGGTGTCGATGATGTTGATCGTGATGACGTCGCCGCCATCCTTCGGGTGGTACTTGACCGCCGTGTTCTTCGCCAGGATCGTGATGCCCTTCTCACGTTCCAGGTCGTTCGAGTCCATCATGCGGTCGTCGAGCGACTCGGCGGCGTGCGCGGCGAAGGCACCGGCCTGCTTGAGCATGGCGTCGACCAGAGTGGTCTTGCCGTGGTCGACGTGGGCGACGATGGCGACGTTGCGGATGTCGTGGCGCGTGGCCATAATGAGGCGCTTCTCCCGGAGTGAGTGGACGGCCTCCGCAGCGCGGGGCCTGCCGGGCTGAACACGCCACGGCCTTACCCCATGGTACGTGGCCCTGACAGAGGCGGCCTCCGCAGGGCCACGGGGGGCCGGGCCGAACGGGCCCGCCACAGGGCGGGCCCCGGTCGTTCACCCGCAGGTCACCGGCTCTTCGACGGGCTCGCCGAAGGGTGCGCGCCCTTCTTCAGGAAGCCCATGTCCTCGTACACCGGGGTCTGGAAACCGAAGGCTCCGGTGTTGGCGAGACCGATGCGGGCGGCGGCGAGCTGGGGGCGCTGGTAGAGGGGGATGGAACCGGCCGCGGCCCAGATGCGGGCGTCCGCCTTGCGGACCAGGGAGCGCTCCTCGTCCTCGTTCAGGGTGGAGAGCGCCTTGTCGAAGAGCTGGTCGACCTGGTCGGTGCCGACGCGGGTGTAGTTCTGCTCGACGCTCAGCGAGCCGTCGGCCGCCGGTACCGGCTTGGCGTAGATCGGGCGGGCGTCGGTGGCCGGGAAGGCCGAGGCCGGCCACGAGTAGAGCGCCAGGTCGTACTGGCCCGAGGCGATGTGGTCCTTGAAGTAGCTGTCGTCGGAGACCTTCGAGATGTCCGTGCGGATCCCGATGCGCTGGAGCATCCGCGCGATCTTGTCGGCGACGGCGCGCAGCGATTCCGAGCCCTGCCCGGAGGGCACGACGAAGCGGAGCGTCAGCGCCTTGCCGTCCTTGGCGAGGACGTTGGACGCGGCACCCGCCGGTGCGGCCGATCCCTTGGGCGCGGCCGATCCCTTGGGCGCGTAAGCCCCCGCAAGTCCGCCCCGCCCGGCGTACTTCCGGCCGTCCAGGTGCCGGGCGGCCTGCTCGTCGGTGTGCGCGCCCGACCTCGCGTCGGCCTGCTGCTCCTGCTTCCTGGCGTGGTCCCTGGGGTCCTGGGTCAGCCCCCGGCGGGCCCCGGACGGCTTGTCGTCCTCGCCGAGTACGTACGTCCCGCCGTCGCCCGGCCTGTCGTCCTCGCCCGAGGCGCTCTTCTCCCCCTTGGACCCGGCCGCCTTCTCCGTCTTCTTCTGCTCCGTGACCGGCCCGCCGGGCACCCATCCGGCGTCGGCGAGCAGGGCGCGCACCTCGGCGGCGTCCTGCTTCCCGAGGGCGCCGCTGTTGTCGGCGTAAGCCGGCTGGCCGGCGAGGGCGAGGTGACTGCCGACCGGCTCGGCGGGCAGACCGAGCGGCTGGAGGACGGTCCGGGCGAGTTCCCTGCGGTCCAGGGCGCGGGCCACCGCGCGGCGGACGCGCTCGTCGGCGAGGGGGCCCTCGGAGCCGTTGAGGGCGAGCTGCGTGTAGGCGGGTTCGAGGGACTTGCGGACCACGAACGCGCTCAGCGCGGACTGGAGGCGGGCCGCCTTCGACCTGTCCTCGCTCCCCTTCGAACCCTCCTCGCCCTTCTCGCCGTCGTCACTCTTCCCGCCGTCGCCGTCGTCGCTCTTGTCGGCCCTGTCGCCCTTCTCGCCCTTGTGGCCCTTCTCGCCCCGCGCGTCCTGGTGGCTCCTGCCGCCCTTCGCGTTCTTCCCGTCCTCCTCCTCCTCGGAGGACTTGTCCTTGCCCTTCTTCTCGGACGCTCCCTTCTTCTCGGAGGCGTCCTTCCCGCTCTTGTCCCCGGACGTGTCCTTCTCACCCTTGGCGCCCGCCGTGTGCGTCCCGTTCGCCGCGGAGGCACCCTGCAACGCGGCGCCGTCCTTGTTCCGGGCGGCGAGGGTGACCCGCTCGGCCTCGGCGGGGTCGATCTCGGCCAGGTCGAGCCTGTCCTCGGCGAGTGCCTCGGCCCGCTTGTCACGGGCCACGGCCACCAGGTCGATCTCGTCGAGCTTGCTGGGGCGGCCCCACCAGCGCGCGTTGCGGGTGAGGGTGACCTCGCCGCCCGTGCGGTCGACCTTCTTCACCGCGAAGGGACCCGCGGTGACCTTGAGCTTGCCCCGCGCGCCGTCGTTGAAGGAGTCCGCGGTCCCCATCACGTCCTTCGGGTACAGCGGCGAGAACAGCGCCTTCCAGTCGGCGTAGGGCCGGCTGAAGGTGACGCGGACCTCCAGGTTGTTCTTGCCCCGCTCGATCTTCTCGATACGGTCGTATCCGGCGTTGCGGGCCGTCCAGTACGCGGAGTCCTTGCCGGACAGGGCGCGCCACTGGGCGGCGAAGTCGGCGGCGCCGATCTCGCGTCCGTCGCTCCACACGGCCTGCTGGTTGAGCTTGTACAGCACGACCTGCTTGGGCGACGTGCCCACGACCTTCGCCGACTCCAGGTAGTCGGGGTTGATCTGCGGCCGCCCGTTCGCGTCGAGCCGGTACATCGACGGCAGGACGGCACCGGCGACCCGGGAGGTCGCGGCGTCCGCGTCCGCCTGGAACGTGTTCAGCGTCTGCGGTACGGCGTCCACGGCCCAGCGCAGGGTGCCGCCGTCGGCGATCAGGTCACGGGACGCGGGCGCGATGTCCTGCACTGCCGCGGGTCTGTCCGCCTCGTCGTCCGCACTGCACGCGGCGAGGGCGGGTACCGCGAGCACGCCCGCGGTCAGGAACGCGGCCGAGCGCATCACCGCGCGCAGTCCGACGCCTTCGTGGGACATCACTGCAACCTCCGGGGGACGCTCCGCTGTAGGGGGCAGGTCTGTCTCTGATCCCGTTTGGCGGTATATGGAGCTGATCCGATCTACGGGCTAACTGAAGAGCAGCGCGGCCGGGGGTACGCGACGACACGGCGACGCCCGTACGGAACCCCACTCGTGCGGCGCAATCCGCCCGCGAGGACAGGGGCCGCGACACGCACGGGGCACGGGGCCCGGGGCGCACGGGGCGCGCGGGGCGCACGGGGCGCGGGGCCCGTGGCGCCCGTGGCGCGCGGGGCGCCCGTGGGGCACGCGGGGCGAAGTGCCTGCCGCCCGATTCCCCGGCCGCCGGGCCGCCGGGCCGCCGGGCACCCGGGGCACCCGGGGCACCCGGGGCACCCGGCACCCGGGGGCGCATCGCCTCGTACTGTCCCGGGCGCCCGGGAGTCTCCCTGTGCGCCGGTCGGATTCGACCGGCGCACAGGGAAATCCACCGGCGCGCACGCTTCGTTCTGAAGCGCTTCAGTCTTCAATCCGTGCACACGCCTTCACACGGGTGCGGGTGACGCGCAACACTCGCAGGCGCATGAACGTTGCCGCCTGGGGCCGCAGGGCCCGCGGAAGTGAGGGCAAGTCATGTCCGTGCACGACGACCTGACGTCAGTCCAGCGCAGCCTCGACGATCTGCAGCGGTCGGTGCGGCGCCTGGAACAGCAGATGGGCGCCGGTCTGGAGATGCGCCGCGTGCGCGCCGACGCCGACCACCTGCGGGAGAGCGTCGCGCTGCTGCGCGATGCCACCGGCCCCTCCCCCCGGCGCTCCACCGGGCCCGGACCGGCGGTGTCCGCGTCCGGCCGGCTGCCCGACCTGGTGCCCGTCCCCGACACCCCGTACGACAGCTCCTTGTGGACCGATTCCGACGACGAGGGTCTCGGCGCCCATCACGGTCCCACCCACTGAGCGCCGCGCCCCCGACACCGGCGCGCCCCCGAACCCGACCGGAGTGCGAAGTTGGCCACTGGTACGGAACCTCATCTGA
This genomic interval carries:
- a CDS encoding ABC transporter substrate-binding protein, coding for MSRGGRHAYAAISVLAAGALVLTGCSKGGSDNGNGSNKDKENAKRQQASIKFGTVADSTGPAAEVPGAKSGGTMEVLQRDSYAHLDPGQIYVSDEGSLATLIHRGLTGYKATGNDGSKHEVVGDLATDSGTTTDGGKTWKYTLKDGIKFEDGSPITSKDVRQTIERMFAPFINQGPPYIQQWLANTPGADYRKLLKDGPYKGKHLPDSILQTPDDKTIVFKFKTSHPDLPYALAMAGYAVVSAKGDTKTKYDRAPVTTGPYKIQSFKSGKSMVLVKNTNWDPKTDPIRHQYVDQFNITFNQQYETSTKTLLADTGTDQTGISFNNQVDAGNLSKVLADPKLKSRTVSGFQPYVGQMNINMSHPALKDKTIREAIAYALPITPFIRAYGGTDAMEVAGGLISPTVSGYDASFDPFGKKKKPAGDPVKAKALLKKAGKVGMKLTFGYINTPEGQQYSTAMAAGLQKAGFNVQRQEIPAETYYDQVSKLDNNYDIFHTAWGADWPSSSTVIPPLYDGRAIADGAQNYSQVNDPKVNADIDRINKITDPIKAAAEWEKVDQYLVKDVVNEVPTGYYKQTQIAGSKVGGMVYDDVIGGVDPRRLFVK
- a CDS encoding ABC transporter permease, with the translated sequence MTSPIETEDGAEPVVVHGGQVATAKPEAGPLVGRSPGQLMWLRFKRDRSGVISAYVVGFFFLIGAVAPLIAKLYGKNPYTVYADERPELFDSAGVPLQPNGGISSEFWFGLEPGNGYDVFTKLIYGIRTSLMISVAVTVTVVLTGILLGVTAGYIGGKVDYGISRVIDFLLAFPSQLFFIASMPVVVSLFVSPRDETPTYVRVLALIAVQWALGWMSLARILRGTALALREREFIEAAKVSGASPWRIIRKEVLPNVVTPLLVQATYLLPNFVTIEAGLSFLGVGIVEPTPDWGQMFSKASTELVLQNDITYMFFPGVSMIIFVVAFNLLGDSVRDAFDPKTAR
- the typA gene encoding translational GTPase TypA, yielding MATRHDIRNVAIVAHVDHGKTTLVDAMLKQAGAFAAHAAESLDDRMMDSNDLEREKGITILAKNTAVKYHPKDGGDVITINIIDTPGHADFGGEVERGLSMVDAVVLLVDASEGPLPQTRFVLRKALQQRLPVILCINKTDRPDSRIDEVVNETYDLFLDLDADEEQIEFPIVYACARDGVASLTKPEDGTVPADSDSLEPFFTTILESVPAPSFDESAPLQAHVTNLDADNFLGRIALLRVEQGELRKGQTVTWIKRDGTMSNVRITELLMTEALTRKPAEVAGPGDICAVAGIPDIMIGETLADPENPIALPLITVDEPAISMTIGTNTSPLVGRGGTGKGADAKAAVKDKDRKVTARQVKDRLDRELVGNVSLRVLDTERPDAWEVQGRGELALAILVEQMRREGFELTIGKPQVVTQVIDGKVHEPVERMTIDVPEEHMGAVTQLMGVRKGRMDNMSNHGSGWVRLEFVVPSRGLIGFRTEFLTGTRGTGIAHSIHEGHEPWFGTLTTRNNGSLVADRAGAVTAFAMTNLQERGVLFTDPGTEVYEGMIVGENSRADDMDVNITKEKKLTNMRSAAADSFEAIVPPRKLSLEQSLEFCRDDECVEVTPESVRIRKLVLDQKERGRSASRAKHG
- a CDS encoding ABC transporter family substrate-binding protein gives rise to the protein MSHEGVGLRAVMRSAAFLTAGVLAVPALAACSADDEADRPAAVQDIAPASRDLIADGGTLRWAVDAVPQTLNTFQADADAATSRVAGAVLPSMYRLDANGRPQINPDYLESAKVVGTSPKQVVLYKLNQQAVWSDGREIGAADFAAQWRALSGKDSAYWTARNAGYDRIEKIERGKNNLEVRVTFSRPYADWKALFSPLYPKDVMGTADSFNDGARGKLKVTAGPFAVKKVDRTGGEVTLTRNARWWGRPSKLDEIDLVAVARDKRAEALAEDRLDLAEIDPAEAERVTLAARNKDGAALQGASAANGTHTAGAKGEKDTSGDKSGKDASEKKGASEKKGKDKSSEEEEDGKNAKGGRSHQDARGEKGHKGEKGDRADKSDDGDGGKSDDGEKGEEGSKGSEDRSKAARLQSALSAFVVRKSLEPAYTQLALNGSEGPLADERVRRAVARALDRRELARTVLQPLGLPAEPVGSHLALAGQPAYADNSGALGKQDAAEVRALLADAGWVPGGPVTEQKKTEKAAGSKGEKSASGEDDRPGDGGTYVLGEDDKPSGARRGLTQDPRDHARKQEQQADARSGAHTDEQAARHLDGRKYAGRGGLAGAYAPKGSAAPKGSAAPAGAASNVLAKDGKALTLRFVVPSGQGSESLRAVADKIARMLQRIGIRTDISKVSDDSYFKDHIASGQYDLALYSWPASAFPATDARPIYAKPVPAADGSLSVEQNYTRVGTDQVDQLFDKALSTLNEDEERSLVRKADARIWAAAGSIPLYQRPQLAAARIGLANTGAFGFQTPVYEDMGFLKKGAHPSASPSKSR